CAACGACAGAGCCAGTCTTGATGGCGCGTTTCACAATGCAGATGGCGTCGTGCAGAGAACGGTCCGCCTCCTCAATGAACTGCTGGGCACCACCGCGCAGAATGACGGTGGATGTCTTCGAGGTCTTGCAGCCAGTGAAAAAGTTAAAGCGCTCCGTACCGACCTGGCGTTCTTCAAACATCCCACACCTGCCAAGCACCTCAGCCGGCACGTTGTTCAGTGTGGACTGCACTACACCACCCGTAGCCATGCACACGCGTGTCATGTCGTCGTTCGCCACGCGGCCGGCGCAGAAGATGTCTCGATCTGCAAAGTACTGCGTGGCTAAGTCACCGATCGGCAGGCGAGAGAGCACCACATTGGCACCTGTCGCAACACACTTGTCCAGCTTATCGAAGATGATCTTCCACTCCGCATCGACTATAGACTGGTACTGCTTAGGGTCCTTGAGGCGCACCTCCGCGTTATCCTTCTCTGCTTTGAGCTCCAGCTCCAcattcagcagcagcaccttcggGTTATCAAACttcttgcgctgctgctcaaaaCCAGCGTAGGAGAAGGTCTTCTTGAACGCAACACCGTCCACGAGAACGCTGTCGCGCATGCTACCACCAGCCACCTTCTTGATGCCAATGAGCTCAAGGTTCATATCCTCGTCgagcgccatcaccgccttcaccgccatctcagcgaagaagcggcgCTCTGTGTTAATCAGCTTCGAGTTGAGCGCGGTCTCGGCACAGCGAATCAAGTTCTCTTCGCTCGAGTTGCCCTCGGCCTTGAACGGGACGCACAGCTCATCCAGCGCCTTCATCGCGATGCTAAGGGAGTTTCGGTAGGCTTTGACAATCACCTGCGGCGCAATGCCGTCCTCCACGCACTGCTTTGactccttcagcagctcgcCAGCGAGAACAACGACAGAGGTTGTACCATCGCCCACCTCATTGTCTTGTGCACGTGCAATGTCCACGAGACTCTTTGCGGCCGGGTGCACAATTTCGAGCAGATTCATGATGGTGGCGCCATCGTTACTGATCTGCACATCGCGTCCGTTGTGGATGAGCTTATCCATGCCGCATGGTCCGAGCGTGGACTTCACGGTGTCCACGATGCTGATGCACGCATTAATGTTGCTGATGAGCTGCGGCTTACCCTGCGAGGTGTCCGTACCTTCACGGAGAAGCACAAGCTGGGGCTGGATCATGGCGCAGTGGAGACGGCACAAGAAGTGAGATTTTCAGGAACGGGAAATATCTGACTGGATGACAAGGTTGAGCTCAACAGTTTACGAGCCGGTGGTGTCGGTTCAACGAAGTCTccagagaagagcaaaacagtagagaaaggagggcgcttcgaggaaaaggaagaaacaGAGGTAATGTGATAGAAAGTGATGGGGAGATACAAGCCTGggtgaaagaaaaaggggccTTGTTTTGAGTACTTGTAAAGAGATGAAAAGGGAAATAACTTCTGTTTCGTTTCGCGATCAGACTACCACGGCCACCCCCCGCACGCCACAATAAGCACAAGGTgcaaaaagaggggggagaataGGCGGTGGAGCACGGAGCAGTAGAGAAAGAGTGAGTTTCACgcatacacagagaggggcgcAAACGTGTGCATGGGCGAGGAGAATAAAtcagggagaggaagacaaTATATCTGCTAGGTAAGCTAGTCAGGTATATGGGGAGTGACTTTCCTCTCCCACATCATCGcccacatgtgtgtgtgtgtatatataagttgtttttcttttgcgcAGTGGCTCTGGGGAACACATCCGTTGCCCACTACTGTGAAAGCAGAGAGGGCTGCACACCCCACGCACATATGCTGCACCGATGCAAACGCCACATATTTGCTCTTCATTTTTGTCGGACAAAAAGACACCACTCTTCTTACATGGCAACGGCCGATAAAAACATGCAAAAAAATTttcagcacgcacacacgagaaaAAATGTGCCGGCTCTTGCGAAGCAGGTGAAGAGGCAGTGCGAACGGAATAGGCCTCGGTCGTCTAAATTAACCTGCAGTCAGCGTGTGCTTCACGCGTCAGTCTATTTACATTCAAGAGCActgagaagggggagagacgaaACCGGAGAATTGTGCGCCAGGCACGTccttgctgttgctggagcacgtgcagcgcgagaggagcagcaaggGGGTGAGAGGCAGAGACAAAATCAGGTGTGTAGTCCAGTGTGCCGCCCCTTCTCGTGTCTTTGGCGACTCGGCGCACAGTCTgtgcccttttcttctctggcCACCTTCCTCTAAGAGGATCACCGTTTGTTCTGTagcagggaaaaaaagaactCTGACTCAAGGGGACCATCTTCTTCCAGGTCGGTGCAGTGGACCGCGTTACGGATGCGGTCCACACCGTACTTGGAGCGGAGTGTGTGAGGGAAAAGCACGTGGCACACCTCCGGGTCATGTGGACCACACACCgcccgcagcgccggcacggCGTTCTCTGCGCAAACCTCAATGGCCCAGCACGGGCCAGACGAAATCTGCTCCACCAGCTTCTTGTACTCCGGAAGAACGCCGTTATAGACCTCTAAAAAGTCCTCGGCATCCGCCACCGTCAGCTGGTAGGAGCCAAGGGCACTAATGTAAaacccctcctccaccaagCGACTAAGAATGGGACCCTGATGACCGCTAGTGATTGCATGTGGCTTGATgacacacacagcgcagtTCTTTAGCGTCGCCGTGGATTCGCCTGCTCCCATTAACGTCTCCCTCAGCTCCTGCATGGCACTCTCGCTCAAAATCTGTGTCACGGCGGACGAGAAAGAAGCCGCTACCGAGGCCACCTTTTCACGGGCTCCGGCGCCGCTCACGAGTAGAAGTAGGCACCGCTGCGTCTTCGACACAACTCGGGCAGCAAGGCTCTGGGAAAGCTCTACTAAGCGGATGAATGTAATACGCAGGCCTTGCGTTGTCATAGCCTCAACCACAGAGCCCGCTAACGCGCTATAGTTCTCCATGTCAACGGTGATCATGCACTCACCCGAGTTCGTGGTAAGCCGCTTGCGTGTTACGTCGTCGCCGTAGTCAACAATGCGAAGGGGACGGGAAAAGACGTTAATGGTCGCCCCCACGTAAAGCTCGTTTGGGCTCAGCGATGGATACGCACAGCGCTTCAAAAACAAGCGCTTCGTCTTGAGGTCGTACATCTCTATCGTTTTGTCGTCCGCAAAGTAGCATAACTGGTACGTGCGAGAGAGGTTCGCCTGTGGATCGAAGTACTCCACCACAAACGTGTCTCTTTGTTCGCCCACCATTTCTTCGCCTGGGTACGTCGGTGGTGTGAAAGACGGTGAGTATAAAGCCCGTGCGGCGTCTCGTGCCGAAGATGCACGAAATAGTGCGAGGCGTTTAGGCTGCTCAGCGATGTCGTGCGCACGTCCTCAAGTACTTGGAAGTGGTCAAGACAATTCAGGCTTTATGGAAGGGGCTTCGAGAAGAATAGGAAACGAAAACGTGGCTGGAAAATCAAGAGAGGAGCTGCTTCTGAGAGCGCAAGAACACGCGGTGCACAGGGATGGCGCAAATTGGATCGAAGAGTGAGTGGAAGGAAAAGCACATCTCCTTTGGCGGACTGAACAAAAcgccggcgacagcgacgttTTTTCCTGTGCTCAACTGTTTCCAGAGTTGCTACGgcacacgcctacacacacacacgtgcgacTTACATTTACTGGGTGCTGGACAGTTCAACCGCAGCGGTTCGCAAGGCGCATCTACCAGCGAGGAAATTCGGGGCAGACGAAAAAAGATTGTGGAGTCTTCAACAGGAAGGCGTAGGTTACTAAATGACAAGGCAGGGGAGGCGGAAGGGCGCTTCATACACTTAAGCGAGAAACAGAATGGTGTGTATCGAAGAAGCAAAAGCGCAAATCACGAAGGTGGTACTTCATTAGAAGACCACCCCAATTAATAATAGTGTTGTTGTTCAACAGAGAAGCTCGGTCATCCATGCATACATACCATCACAAGAGTGAGCTGAAATCGCAGACGACGAGAGACGTCGCAGGCCGCCAACTGCCAAAGTGATCAAACCGCCAAGCACGTAAGACAGCGTAATGTGTGCCGGTGCCAGGCTTCATGGATTGACTACTCCACGTAGCCGTAGGTCTTGCGTTTTGCCAGCGGTTTCACGTTGTTGCTATGAATGCGTGACATCTCCTTCACTGCCTCGCGCTTCTCGGCCTTCTTGATACGGCGTGAAGTTCGCAGAATCGCCTTGGGTGCGTTGCGCTGGTTGTTAATTCGCTTCACCTCGACAAAGTTAGAGTACCTATTCTTCAAAGAGCGCATATAATTGAACTTGTGCTGCTCTGGGCCGCGTAGTGGGCGAATAGGCTTGCTAGCGTCGGACTTCCACACACGAAGCACCGCATCTTCGCTCCCGCTGTAAATGTAGGTGTTGTCGGGAGACCACTTCACTACGTACACGCCAGCCATCCGCTTCGTGTGAAACATCTC
This DNA window, taken from Leishmania panamensis strain MHOM/PA/94/PSC-1 chromosome 34 sequence, encodes the following:
- a CDS encoding nucleoside diphosphate kinase, putative (TriTrypDB/GeneDB-style sysID: LpmP.34.3740), which translates into the protein MVGEQRDTFVVEYFDPQANLSRTYQLCYFADDKTIEMYDLKTKRLFLKRCAYPSLSPNELYVGATINVFSRPLRIVDYGDDVTRKRLTTNSGECMITVDMENYSALAGSVVEAMTTQGLRITFIRLVELSQSLAARVVSKTQRCLLLLVSGAGAREKVASVAASFSSAVTQILSESAMQELRETLMGAGESTATLKNCAVCVIKPHAITSGHQGPILSRLVEEGFYISALGSYQLTVADAEDFLEVYNGVLPEYKKLVEQISSGPCWAIEVCAENAVPALRAVCGPHDPEVCHVLFPHTLRSKYGVDRIRNAVHCTDLEEDGPLESEFFFSLLQNKR
- a CDS encoding T-complex protein 1, eta subunit, putative (TriTrypDB/GeneDB-style sysID: LpmP.34.3730) → MIQPQLVLLREGTDTSQGKPQLISNINACISIVDTVKSTLGPCGMDKLIHNGRDVQISNDGATIMNLLEIVHPAAKSLVDIARAQDNEVGDGTTSVVVLAGELLKESKQCVEDGIAPQVIVKAYRNSLSIAMKALDELCVPFKAEGNSSEENLIRCAETALNSKLINTERRFFAEMAVKAVMALDEDMNLELIGIKKVAGGSMRDSVLVDGVAFKKTFSYAGFEQQRKKFDNPKVLLLNVELELKAEKDNAEVRLKDPKQYQSIVDAEWKIIFDKLDKCVATGANVVLSRLPIGDLATQYFADRDIFCAGRVANDDMTRVCMATGGVVQSTLNNVPAEVLGRCGMFEERQVGTERFNFFTGCKTSKTSTVILRGGAQQFIEEADRSLHDAICIVKRAIKTGSVVGGGGAIEMELSKKLREYSRTIKGKEQMVVAGYARALEIIPRQLAENAGHDSTGTVNKLRQKHYVTSERDSQWYGVDIFNGGVCDTFANFVWEPTLVKRNALQSATEAACLILSIDETVTNPESDAGKKQAAGSGGGRGGNMAMSKAGMGGMFAGAPGVTRMKGGRGK